CGCGATGAGGTTGCCCACGCCCGTGGCAAGCAGATCCTTGTCGAGGTTGGACCGGCTCTTCGCGGGATCGAGCGAGTCGACGGCCTTCGCGGACAGGAGCGACTCGATGCTGCCCACCAGCGAGAACATGACGATATATTTGATGGACGCGGGCGTGCCGACGTGGCTGAAGTCCGGGAAGACGATCGCCTGGAGGAGGTTTCCAGGCAGGTTGACGAGGAAGCTCGGCCCGATCGCGTACGTCGCCTGGGTCGCCGCGAGCGTGTACGTGTGCTCGTGCTCGAGATCGAAGACATAAGCGAGCGGCACGGACAGCGCGAGCACCAGCATCGGCGCGGGGATCTTCTGCATCCAGCTCGCTCTCTTGGCGAGCAGCGGATAGCCGAAGAGGAGGATCATCGAGAGGACGCCGATCGAGGCGATCTCGGGGTTCAGGCGCGACAGGCTGCGCGGGATCTCGAGGATCAGGTGGAGCGGATCTTTCGCCGAAGGCGTGACGCCGACGAGCGTGTGGACCTGCTTCGAGCAGATGATGATCCCGATGGCCGCCAGCATGCCGTGGACCACCGAGGAGGGGAAAAAGTCGCCGAGCGTGCCCGCGCGCGCCAGGGCGAAGGCGATCTGTGTCACCGCGGCGATGGCGATGCAGGCGAGCGCGCGGCGGTAGCCCACGGCGTTGTCCCCACCGCCGAGCTCCTGGACGGCGCCGAGCGCAATGACGATGAGGCCCGCGGCGGGCCCCTTGATGGTCAGCGGCGCGCTGCCGAGCCAGGTGGCGACCATGCCACCGACGACGGCGGTGAGCACGCCCGCGATGGGGGGGAACCCGCTCGCCATGGCGATGCCCAGGCAGAGCGGTAGGGCGATCAAGAAAACGAGGAACCCTGAAACCAGGTCGTTCCTCCATGTGGACGCCGCGGACGTCGACGTCCTAGAAATCTTCGGATTGGACATGCGGTGCTCGCCTTGGAGTTGGGGCACCATGTGGGCCCGCTGTTCGTCAGAACACGGCCCAGGACGGGACCACTCAGCCCGAGGTTCCCGCTCGGGGTGACAATTTCGTGCGGCGCCCAGGAACCTCGGCGCGGCTCCGTTCCGTCCCAGGGCGGCCGATGCACATTTCCCCCTCCTCCGGGGCGCCGTCGCTCGCCCCCCCGTGGCGCGAGCGGCGGGCGCTACCGTTCCGTCCATTCCACGCTAGAGTTCCGGCCTTCGACGCTCTAGATGCTCGAACGGCCCTCATGACCGAATCGCGACCCTCCCTCGGCGAATCGCGTGCGGCGTTCGAGTCGGCGGTGCGCCCGGTGCTCCCCCGGCTCTATCGATTCTGCGCCTCGCTCTGCGGCGCGCGAGACCAGGCGGACGATCTTTTCCAGAACGCGTTGCTCAAGGCATACCTGCACGCGGCGTCCTTCGAAGGGCGCTCGGACCTCGGCGTCTGGCTGTGCGGGATCGCTCGGCACGAGTACCTGGAGGCCTACCGGACCGAGGCGCGGCGCCGCGGCCTGCTCGATCGGCTCGTCGAGGTGTGCAGCGAGGCGCTCGGCATCCTGCCTCGCGCCGAGGTCTCGAGCCCGGAGGCGGCCGCGATCTTGAACCAGGACACCGGAGTGCTCCTTGCGTGCCTCCAGGAGCTGCCGGAGGAGTTTCGCACCGTGGTGGTGCTATGCGACATCGAGGAAGTGGGCTATGACAACGTGGCCGAGCTCCTCGGGATCCCCAAGGGGACGGTGAAGAGCCGCCACGCTCGCGGGCGCGCGCGGCTGCGCGACGCCTACGAGCGTCTGGCGGCGCCGCGTGTCGTCGCGGCGCGGGAGGGTTCGACATGAGCGGGCACGACCGCGAACTGCCTCCGATTCCGCAGGATCTCGAGGCGAGCGTGCGGGCCCTGCGCTCGATGACCCCCCCCGATGCGCTCGTCGAGCGCGCGCTGAGCAAGCTCCCCGAGCGGCCGAAGCGCCCGGCGGCTGCAGAAGGGTCGCAGCGGGCGAGCAGCCTCTGGGGGTGGAAAGCCTTCCTCGCGGTCCCGGCGCTCGCGGCGCTGGCGAGCGCCGCCTTCGTGGTGGGCGACATGGGCGCAATATCACCGGCGATCGAGCGCTCCGAGGAGCTTGCGATCGCCTTGCCTGAAGAAGGGGACGCGTGGATGCACCTCGATCTGTGGACCCACGGCCACGCGGACGAGCCGGCGGTGGTCCATCTCGAGGTGCCCGAGCACGTGCGCGTGAGGTTGCCTGACGGCGAAGGAGGATCGCGGGAGCAGCACTGCCAGCAGGAGCGCTGCTCGCACAGGCTGACGCGCTACCGCGGCGACGCGCCGCTCAGCGTGGCCGTCGCTCAGCCGGGCCGGTACG
The DNA window shown above is from Sorangium aterium and carries:
- a CDS encoding RNA polymerase sigma factor, with amino-acid sequence MTESRPSLGESRAAFESAVRPVLPRLYRFCASLCGARDQADDLFQNALLKAYLHAASFEGRSDLGVWLCGIARHEYLEAYRTEARRRGLLDRLVEVCSEALGILPRAEVSSPEAAAILNQDTGVLLACLQELPEEFRTVVVLCDIEEVGYDNVAELLGIPKGTVKSRHARGRARLRDAYERLAAPRVVAAREGST
- a CDS encoding SulP family inorganic anion transporter, with product MSNPKISRTSTSAASTWRNDLVSGFLVFLIALPLCLGIAMASGFPPIAGVLTAVVGGMVATWLGSAPLTIKGPAAGLIVIALGAVQELGGGDNAVGYRRALACIAIAAVTQIAFALARAGTLGDFFPSSVVHGMLAAIGIIICSKQVHTLVGVTPSAKDPLHLILEIPRSLSRLNPEIASIGVLSMILLFGYPLLAKRASWMQKIPAPMLVLALSVPLAYVFDLEHEHTYTLAATQATYAIGPSFLVNLPGNLLQAIVFPDFSHVGTPASIKYIVMFSLVGSIESLLSAKAVDSLDPAKSRSNLDKDLLATGVGNLIAGLLGGLPMISEIVRSSANIGYGAKSRLSNFFHGTFLLLFVAFAPGLIHRIPLAALAAMLTFTGTRLASPKEFAKTLRIGREQLVIFATTAVMCIVSDLLVGVAAGIAVKLLIHLTNGAPLRVVFRPDVDERVEDGRVVLRVKHAAIFSNYLSIQRKIDNHAQVANIEINFADARLVDHTVMSNLHELQGVMERNGRTLTLAGLGDHFQMSSHPLSARKRPVISPVAER